One Prevotella sp. E2-28 genomic window, ACAATGCCAAGGCAGGTAAATGACTCTGGAATGTAGAACTTCGCTTATATATTCACAAAACTCCGGATCATATTTTTTCTTTCCGTTTTCTTGGAATACCTTATCCGTGAGTACCATATGACCGGCACACGTCACAATGTTTCCTCCATCAAGCGTTATATCATAGTGCTCCTTATTACAATGATCTAGGATTCCATCGGCTATGGCTTGTGAATCAGTGAGATAATCTTTTCCTGAATCTTTCAGATAGTCAGGATTATAATTGTAAACGATGAAGCGGTCATCAGATATCTGAATGGGCATGTAATCACGAATCCAAATGTCTTTAGTTCCCTCTATCTCACCCCATTCAATAGTCATCTCATTGAATAGTTTGGTAAGCCGTGAATAGGTTCTTGGATAGAACTCTTTCAATTTATCGGAAATATACACGAAATTCGTCATGGTATCATTAAAGTTATCGACTGGAACACCAGATAAACTTGGCAATAGGTCTTTAAGATTACGTTCATGTTTCTTAATCTCCTGACGGATTCGTTCAGTCTCTTCATATCTATGAGGGACAACCACTTCGCTATCATCGAGAGTCGCTCCAGGAATTTGTTCAATCCAGTCAAACATAACGTTCACGATGGTTGCAATCTTATCCAATGAAAAGATAATATGTTCCTTTTGCAACCAATTTGAGATAGATCTGACGGCAGAATTGAAGTCTGGCCAGCCACCATAACCAACTTCAACATTCCAGTAATTACCAAACGCATCGTCAATGGCATCCCAAATATCGTCTGGGAGTTCGAAATCAATGCCATTTAATACAACTTTGTGCATCACATCAGAAGAAAATGCTCCAGGAGCTTTGGGGTCTAAAAGAAACTTTTCCATACCTGTACTGTTTTGAAATGTGAGTGCAAAGATAGGCTGATTATGCTATCGAACCAAATTTTAAAGGCAGGAAATTGCACCTTAATAACAAAGTTTAACTGCCTGGTTTTCAATTATTTAAATATAGATTTTATATAAAAATATACAGGGGTTTACCCCTGTTAAAATTATAATAAATATATAGCAGGAAAAGGGCAATTTACATTTTTTAAGGATGCGTTTGGTGTGATGTACAAAAATAGGAGCAACACCGCAAAGGATGCTGCTCCCGACTGTTTTTAGATGTTTCAATCCTTTTTAGACAAAGCCGTGAAAGGCTTATGAGACCTCAATGGCCTTGGTGACCTTCTGCTTCGGCTCGGTCTTCGGCATGGTGACGGTCAGGATGCCGTCCTCGACCTTGGCAGAAATCTTATCCTTCACCACATCATCCGGCAGCGTGTAGCTCTGCTCGTAGTTCGAGTAGCTGAACTCGCGGCGTAGATAATGATGGTGCTTGTCCTCATGCTTGTGCTCCTGTTTGTTCTCGATGGCGATGGTGAGGTTGCCCTCGTCGTTGATGGCCACACGGCAATATTCTTTCTTAATGCCAGGGGCTGCAAGCTCCATCGTGTAGGCCTTCTCATCCTCCTTGACATTGACTGCGGGTGCTGTACTGTTGGCACGAGGCATCCAATCATTGTTCAAGAAATCCTCAAATACTGTTGGCATCCAACTGTTCTGAAACATTACTGGTAACATAATCAATACCTCCTAATTATACTTTTAGTTTAACGTATGTTCTGAGTGCCTTTGCCTTTTGAGCTCCGGCTCTCACACACCTAAAAGCAACTTACGTGCCGAATGACAAAGTGGCACTCCAAAGAAGCCATTATAGCACCGAATTTAAACCTGCTTAAACTATGCTGACAATTTATTAAACTCGTTTAAACATTGGCAATCCAGAAGATGTCATCTTTGTTCATTGGATACTCACTATTGGCTGCAAAGTATTGAAATCTACATAGTCAACCTTCTTTCCGTATGTCTCCAGAATGATCTTTGACTCGGCATTGAGTTCTTCTTTAGGCATTCTCGCCAGCTTACTATGCATAAACTTCATCATCAACTTATGTTCATATCACGCAAATGCTTAATATTTGTTGCAAATTTAGTCATTTAAGGCGAAATATGAATAATAATGCGTAAATTTGTGCCTGAAATTGAGAATTATTAGGATTTATGGGTAACATTAAGATAATCAAAGGTGTATTTGACACCAAACTGGAACTGGAGCATGCGGAGGTTGCAGCAGGATTCCCGATTAACATTGACTATTCGCATGAAACGCTGGACTTCAACCGCGACTACATCAAACATCCAGAAGCTTCATTCTATGGCGATGTCGAAGGGGATTCAATGATAGACGCTGGCATCTTCGATGGTGACCGCGTTATTATCGACAGGGCAGTTCAGCCGCATGACGGTTCAATTGTCGTGGCATGGTGGGGTGGTGAAGGATTCACGATGAAGTATCTGGATTTGACCCATAAAGACGATGGTTATATCGAGTTGCGCCCTGCTAATGACGAATATCCTGTATTCAAGATTGATACCCCAGAGTATTTCGAGGTCTGGGGTGTAGTGATTCACGTGATTAGAACATTAGAAAAGATATGAAGAAATTACTATTCTTGTTCGCCATATGCTTTATGGCAATTGGTTGTGAGAAAGAAATTATAGGTGAGGGCTATCCTGAAATGCAAGGATTTTATGTCGAATCTTGTGGCTTACCTGCCGTGACAATAGATAGCGTTAAGTTGTTTTCCACAAAGGTTAATGACTACACTACTGAGTACCCCGAATCTAAGGAACATTCATTGTACCCGAAAATCCAGGCAAACATAAAATCTGCCTCATTCCGTATAACAATAACTTGTGATACGACATGGGATGGTGAGACGCATATTAACTTTTGATGGCGATGGAAAGTAGATTTGAGAGAGCCAAGTTATATCTCATAGACCTTTTAAGAGCCTATGGACATAGGCCTGTGGTAGTAAAGGTCAGGATGGACGGCGAGCCAGTAGAGGTAATGGCTAAGAACATGGTCAAAAAGCAACTGACTGCAGCTAGTATTCTTTTCCCTTACGGTGAAGGTAACAAGCCCAATCAGCATACCATCAATACGGCTCTTGATACTGACATGCTGAGCGTCATCTTCTATGAAGCATTGTTTGAATTTGAATCTGCTTATATAGAGGCTAACTGTAAGGACAAGCGTAAGGCTGCCCGATTTATAGATTCCGTTTATGATTGGATTGAGCGTAAGCAGGCTTGGATGATTTGCACGTTCCCGTCCTATTCAGATGATGAACTACAGCCATTTTTGCCCGACAAAGAAATCGAAGAAGAGAAAATTGACAAGACCGCCAGAAAGAAAGCCAAAGAATTTCTGGCCTCTATCGGCATTACGAGTTTGGAATCAACAGACGATATCAATAGGATCTTCTGGGATATGGCTGTGCAAAGGAAGCCTTTGAACAGTCAGATAAGGGAAGCCGTCAGGATTGTTTTGACCAGTGATCGGCTAATGAAGGTCTTCAATCATAATCTCAGCTTATATAATACCTATATTCAAGAAAAGACAGAGAATCCTGAGTTCAAGGAAGATGAAAAGCTCTTTAAGGAACTGTCCAAAGAGCATAAAAGGGCGTTGAATGAGATTGACCAGCTGAAAAGCAGTGAGAGGAAAGAACAGAATAAACTGAAGCAGGAACGTCTTCAGGAGGAAAGCATGTACAGGAAACTTAGCAAGAAGTTCATGAATATGCTTAAAAGCAATGGCAGCAGGTTTAATTCTGCCTATGACCTCACCAGCGAGGCTGATATTACAGAGTTCCTTTCATGGTACAAGACCGTAAAACGCCCTGTCAATAAGCAGACTATTAAGTCCGTTTGCAGGGAGATTGTCAAAAGAGAAGGCTCTGATGAACTGTTTATGAAGATGGTTCAAGAGCACAATGCTCAATATGTTGTAGTTGAGGAGGACGAAGATTAAGAACAATGGATATAGGAAAGGCATTTGAGGTTGCTTTCAACCGTAAGAAGGAGAAGAACTGGGAGAAGATCTATGTCGTGGTAGATATTCACGATACTATTCTACGGGCCTGCTATGAGAATGAGGAGACCTACGACTACTATCCGTATGCCCGTGAGGCCTTGCAGCTGATGACTAACCGTGACGACATCTGCATGATTCTCTGGAGCGGATGCTACGATGAGCAGATGACTATATATAGAAGCCGTTTTGCTGAGGAGGGCATCCGTTTCGACTATGCCAACGAGAATCCGGAAGTGGGAAAGACGAGCTTCCAGAACTTCGAGGTGAAGCTCTATTTCAACGTAGGTATTGACGACAGGTTCGGCTTCGAGGCAGAGACGGACTGGGTAAAGGTGATTGAAGCTTTTGGAAGGTTCTGATATGTACGGCATCATAGACTGCGACAATTGCTACGTAAGCTGCGAGCGTGTTTTCCGTCCCGATCTGAACGGAAAGCCAGTTGTGGTTTTGTCAAATAATGACGGTTGCGTAGTAGCACGCAGTAATGAAGCCAAGGCAATGGGTATCAAGGCAGGAATGCCATATTTCCAGCTTGCAGAGCAATTCCCTAATCAGAAAATCGCAGTCTTTTCCTCGAACTATGAACTTTATGGGGAACTGACAGGCCGTGTGGTGAGCATCATCAGACAGGAGGCTCCTGCATATTTCCGCTATTCCATTGACGAGTGCTTCGTCTATCTCGACGGGATGGAGAACGTGAATCTTAAGCAATGGGGCGAAGACTTACATAAGAAAATCAAACAATATGTGGGTATGCCCGTAAGTATCGGCTTGGCCCCTAACAAGACACTGGCGAAGATGGCCTCGCACTTTGCAAAGAAATATCAGGGCTACCGGCATTGTTGCGTGATAGACTCCGACGAGAAGCGCATCAAAGCTCTGAAGCTTTACCCGATTGATGATGTCTGGGGCATCGGCAGACGGTATGCCGCCAAATTACAAGCCCTCGGCATACATACCGCCTACGACTTTGCGCAGCACCATAAGGACTGGGTACGACTGACGTTCAATAACATCAACATTGTCCGCACCTGGCAGGAGCTTAACGGTGAGGATGTAGTGCCGAATGAGGAACTGGCGAAGAAGAAATCCATCTGTACCAGCCGTTCTTTTAATGGTATGATAGGTGATATAGAAACATTGCGTACCCATGTTTCGAACTATGCCGCCCGCTGTGCTGAGAAACTGAGAATGCAGAACACAGTGGCCTCTATCGTCGGCGTATTCCTGAACACGAACGCTTTCCGTGAAGATTTGCCACAGTATTGGAACTTTTTGGAAACCAGACTGATAACGCCGACAAGTTCAACCATTATTATCACGAAGGTCGCGAACGAGACCTTGGGTAAGATCTACCGTCAGGGCTACCAGTACAAGAAGGCCGGAGTCATCGTCATGGGCATCGGTGCCGACTCTCCAATCCAGCAAGACCTCTTTGACATCAATGCCGAACAGTTCCAGAAAATGAAGCGGCTCGACAAGGTGGTTGATAGGATTAACCGAATGCATGGAAGCGAAACCATCGTCCTTGGTTCGCAACAATACACACAAAAGAATGGCAAAGGCAAGGCTGATGTTTTTGCCAATGCCATCAAACATGATTTCAAGAGTCCGTCGCCCACAACGCGGTGGTCGGACGTGATAAAACTCAATAAAAAGAAATAGTTCATAATTAAAAAATGAAAGAATCACTTTATCACTCACTTTTAAAGATTTATAGGAAATGGCAGATGTTAGTGTAAACGGATGGATTGCAGAGGGTGGCCATACAATCATTGAAGGAAAGAAAAACAATATCATTCTTTTCGATGTTGTTGAGAATCTATCCCCAGTCAATGGTATCGGTGATGATATATACAAAACCAATAGTGCCTGGTTTCATTGCAGCTTTGAGATTAACATAGATGATCCTTCCAAGACCTCATTCATCCCTACAGGATATACATTAGACAGGATACAAAGCAACGGATGGGCGTGGGTAAAAAAAGAAGGAACGACTCTCGGTTGGTCACAAAACGACATCTTTTTATATGGCGAACAAATTTGCGAATATATCCAAGAAGGTAAACTCGTAAACGTCAAAGGCCAAGAATTCCTTTTGAAAGGACAAGACGGGAATATTCTCAGAGTAATAGATGTAAGTGAAATGTGGTTTGATCCGATGTGGGTTAAAGAGAAACCCAAGATTCTCAATGTTCCATATAAATCAGGATTGTTTTTCACAAAAACATATTCAGAAGAGAAGAAGGCATAAATGGAGAAAATAAAATGTACCATTGAGCGTATAACGTTCCAGAACCCCGAGAACGGCTATTCAGTCCTTCAGGCCTCTATTAAAGGCTTCAGGGAAGAGCAGACTATTGTCGGTACTTTCCACGAAGTAACTGTTGGTGCCGTTCTAACTGTAGAAGGTGATTGGCGCGTCGATAAAAGATATGGCAGACAATTTGCTGCAGAATCTTGGACAGAGGAGATGCCTGCCGATATCATTGGTATAGAAAAGTACCTTGGAAGCGGACTTGTTAAAGGTATTGGTCCCAAATTCGCAAAACTGATTGTTTCTCACTTTGGGCTTGAAACCTTTGAGGTCATTGATACAGACATAGACCGATTGCTTGACGTCCCGGGTATAGGAAAAGGACGTGTAGCGAAGATTAAGGAAAGTTGGGAGAAGCAGAAAGATGTAAAAGATATCATGGTCTTTCTGCAGGGGCATGGTGTTAGTTCTACCTATGCTGCCAAAATCTACAAACAATATGGCAAAGATAGTATCGAAAAAGTACAAGACAACCCATATTGTCTTGCTGATGACATCTGGGGTATAGGTTTTAAAACCGCTGATGGTATCGCAGAGAAGTTAGGTTATGAGAAGAATGATCTTAAAAGATGTCGAAGCGGAATACTCTATACACTCAGTAAACTATCAGAAGATGGCCATGTCTATTCAGAACGCGAACAATTAGTAAAGTCTGCAAAGGAATTATTACAAGCAGACGAAGAACATATTGTCCAAGCTCTCGACCAAATGATAGAAGCAGAAGATCTGATACTCGACGATGAAGCGATTTTCTTGCCACCATTCTATTATGCAGAGGTTGGTGTGGCCAATAAGATAAAGAGGCTTCTGGAAGATTCCAGCAGTACGCTCTTTGATGGTACGCTCAATATTGAAGAGATAGTCAAGCAAACTAGCATCCAATACGATGATATTCAGATTGCAGCAATTGGCCAAGCAGTCAAATCAAAGTTTATGGTTTTAACTGGAGGCCCAGGAACTGGTAAGACAACGACTACATTAGGAATAATTGCTGCTCTGGAGTCTTTAGGACAAAGTATTCTACTTGCAGCACCCACAGGCAGAGCGGCTAAAAGAATGAGTGAGGCCACAGGCAAAGAGGCAAAGACAATACATCGTTTACTCGAATACAATCCTGCTGAAGGTTATGGGAGAAATGACGAGAACCCATTACAGGGAGGAGTGCTAATCGTAGACGAATCTTCCATGATCGATGTTATCCTGATGAACTCTCTCTTGAAAGCTGTCCCATCACAAATGAAAGTAATCCTCGTTGGAGATATTGACCAGCTTCCAAGTGTAGGTGCTGGTAACGTTCTCAGAGATATTATAGATTCGGATGTAGTACCTGTAGTCAGGCTTACCAGAATATTCAGACAAGCACAAAGCAGCAGGATTATTACAAATGCTCATAAGATAAACCAAGGTGTTTTCCCAGATATAAGCAACGGAAAGGATGCAGACTTTTTCTTCATTAAGCAAGAAGACCCTGAATTAGCAGCAAAAGAAATCGTAAATATTGTCAAGAATCGCATACCAAAGGCGTATCATTATAGTACCAATGACATTCAGGTCCTTGCACCAATGCAGAGAAGCGTAGTCGGAGCGACAAATCTCAATATCATACTACAAGAAGCCTTAAATCCTGAAGGTGACAGTCTATCAAGAGGTGGCTTTAAGTATCGGAAAGGTGACAGGATAATGCAGATACGGAACAACTATGACAAAGAAGTTTTCAACGGTGATATCGGTTATGTCAAAGAGGTGAACTTAGAAGAAAGGACTCTAACCGCTATCTATGAAGGGAGACCTGTCGAGTATGAGGATTCAGAACTTGACGAATTGACTTTGGCCTATGCCACCACTATCCACAAGTCTCAGGGCAGTGAATATCCTGTGGTTGTAATTCCTCTTTTGATGACACATTTCGTTATGTTGCAACGGAATCTTATATACACAGGTATAACCAGAGCCAAGAAAATCTGCATCATCGTAGGAACCACAAAGGCACTTGCCTACTCTGTTCACAATATGGTTGTACTGAAACGGAATACTAAGCTGAAGGAAAGACTTACGAATTGATAAGGAATTAGCCAATATGCATAAAATAACGTTTGAATCGGCTAGTATTGTTTGATGTAATTCCTAATTATTCTCAAATTATTCTGCAAAATTGCCGTATTTCATCATTTTTTTGTAAATTTGGCCACAAAATTTGTTGAACTAGTAAAATGACGAAGATTTCCATTTATATGTGAGTAATATTTCTTGAATCAATTCATTGGATTGAGAACTCGAAAGAAGAATATCACATGGAAAGATGTAGGAAGTATATCAGTTGTCGTTGAAATGGATGCAGTGTATAAATCGAACTCAAAATAGTATTTCACAAAATTCAAAAATATGGCAGACAATTTAATCAGAATGCAGTATGCTACAGAATGTAGGAAACTGGATCTAAATAATGTCAATATTAAGGCTGACAGGTTAAGTATTCCAAGCGACTATCCCCAATGGACTTCAAAAGGCAAGATAGGGACATTTATATGGCGTTCGTTGACAACATTATATGTTCCAGGTTTTGTTTTGGTTAATCAAGACAAAAAACAGTATAATGAACATCATCTAAAATGTACTCACAGAGGAGGGAATGGCATGGCCAGTCTGATATTAAACTCTATTCAAAAAGATAACGAATTGAATTCTATCCTACAAAAAAAGAGAATCGTTAATACTGACATCATGTATTCAGAGGATACAGGAGGACTATTTCTACATGGTCTAAATATGTATCTTCGAGAAAATTTATGTTATCAAGACGACTCAGATGTACTAATTCTGACTGGCCCATATCACTTGGACATAAGTGACGTAAAAGGACAAGATCTTGTTTTTACTTTCCCCCTTTTTGATCCCAATTCAGTTCGCCAATTTGTAGAGTTAGCCTATTCTTGTATTCATGAGGGCGCAAATACTGCTTTAGCAATATTCGTTACACGTTTAATGCAAAATTCTGAAGGGAACTTCCCGGATAGTATTCCAGCAGAATATGGATTCCCAAATCCTCCTAGAGGCTATTCGTTCAGCGAATTAGTTGATATGTTATAAAATTGTATTATTTATTATAGCAATTCTATCATCAGTTCACATAAGAGGAGTACTGGGAACTCTAAGGCGCATGAAAAGGAAGATTTCGCTATCATTAATCCCCTTGGCTGCATCCATAACATATTGCTCAGGCAATCTTTAACGTTATTCTGGCACATTATGAAGGATGTAGCCGTCTACGATTACGACCACTCCTTTATCCTACATACCTTTTCTTTGTCCGTACCACTGTAGCTGATATATACCTTCTATCCCATACATTTTATATAGACAATATAATTTTCCACTTCTCAGACTGCATCCATGGCGTCGGATCATTATCTGAACAGAAAATCATACTATTATCTATTTTGATTCTGTAAAGGCCCTCACTAGTCCTTTGGATCATATAATCTTCCGGAGAGGTTAGTTTTGAATTGAAGTTCTCGAAATATCTGTTTATCTTAGAGATCTTCGGACTCCTTATCTTTTGGTCAAAGATATCTGGAGCATTGTCAGCATCTCCACCGAACATGTGATATATCTTCGCAAATTTCTTTGTTAGTCTCTTAACTCTGGTTTTATACAGCTCCTGATATTTGGGATTTGCCGGAGAGTTGAAGTTTGCGCCGCCGGAAAGGGATTCTGCTAGGATTAATACATACAAAGCCTTTTCGGACTTGGAAACCTTCAGTTCCTCATTAATATCTACGAACTTTATCTTCTGATTGAAAGTATCAAGCAGTATCTTACTCTTGGAGTTGTCCTTCATCAGACATAGATCCATTATCTGCTTATATACGCCGCTATATACGAAACGGTCACTGCTATTGTATATGTTCCTGAGAATAGAGTATTCTGCATTCATCATAGAGGTGAAACGGTACATAAACTTCTTGATCTCGTCAAGCATGTTGTCATCAATATCAATCTTCAGGAAATTAGCAAATATGTTATTCTCAGAAATAGTCTCACCTACTTTCATCAGCAAAGCGGGTCCAGTCTCATACAAGCAATTGATGTGTAGTTTCTTGCAAAGTTGTTCCTGACAGAACTCAGTTGTTGTCATGTTTGAAACCTTCTCGACCACTTTCTTCAGATCTTTTTCTTCAAGATTTGGCGTCAGGAAAGACATAACCTCATGGAAAAGGTTTTCTGGCGTTGACTTATATGTCTTTGCAATCTGTGGGATGTAAGCGAAGTCAAAACCTGCTAATCGCATGGCGTTTTCTATCTGCTGATAATTATCCTGTATGACTTTGTTTATCTCCTCGTCATATTTTGATTCAACATAGATTACCTGAGAATTTTCCAGTTGCAATCCCTGCTGCGGAACCTGTATATGAACCATTTCTGCATCATATTCACCTTCCATGCAATAGAGCAAAGCCATCATCAGAAGGGCTTCGTCCTTATTACACATACCATCAGCAAGAGTGATGTTCTTAAACAGGTTCATCAACTCTGCCCGTTCTGTCTTTCCCAGGAAGCGAAGATTATTCACAGCATCTGAGAACGTCATAAAACGGGCATCATTCAGGCATTCACGGTTAAGTTTATATACTTCCTTGACAAAGCCGAATAGATCCATCTCACGACAGTCAATTACTGAATCAGCCTTTATCAGGTCAGAAACAACCCTGGCTATTGAAATCTTCTCTATCTTATTCATAGGACAATTTGATTTTACCAAACAGATGCTATATCAGCCAATTCATCAGCAGAAAAGCCATTAATAACTGGCATTCCCATCTCTTGAGGTAAACAGCTAGGATAATTTCCCTGGTCATCTGGCACAAGTCGGGTCAAAAATACGCCGATGCATGTTCTAGCTCCAGCCTTACATAATGTAGAGGCAATAGAGGCATATTGCTTTAAAGATTGTGGAGTAACAAGAAGATCAGGATATACCAAATCTTTACCTTGTATAGTATCTGGATCTACGCTCAACCTATTGGAATCCTTCAGAACCAACACATCGGCATAGTCAAACATTACATCTTGGAAACATTGAACCATACCGTTGGCAACTG contains:
- a CDS encoding agmatine deiminase family protein; protein product: MEKFLLDPKAPGAFSSDVMHKVVLNGIDFELPDDIWDAIDDAFGNYWNVEVGYGGWPDFNSAVRSISNWLQKEHIIFSLDKIATIVNVMFDWIEQIPGATLDDSEVVVPHRYEETERIRQEIKKHERNLKDLLPSLSGVPVDNFNDTMTNFVYISDKLKEFYPRTYSRLTKLFNEMTIEWGEIEGTKDIWIRDYMPIQISDDRFIVYNYNPDYLKDSGKDYLTDSQAIADGILDHCNKEHYDITLDGGNIVTCAGHMVLTDKVFQENGKKKYDPEFCEYISEVLHSRVIYLPWHCDNPQEPNADVYGHADGLVHLAGDNRVLMSNHRDSFPEEAEEIIYRLEAVGFEVIEMLFDVPNPNRDFNWAYVNYLQVGKKIIVPTFGIPEDKQALKYIREANPDCIVRGFRMRDIAGNGGALHCITWNIRK
- a CDS encoding Hsp20/alpha crystallin family protein, translating into MPTVFEDFLNNDWMPRANSTAPAVNVKEDEKAYTMELAAPGIKKEYCRVAINDEGNLTIAIENKQEHKHEDKHHHYLRREFSYSNYEQSYTLPDDVVKDKISAKVEDGILTVTMPKTEPKQKVTKAIEVS
- a CDS encoding LexA family transcriptional regulator; the encoded protein is MGNIKIIKGVFDTKLELEHAEVAAGFPINIDYSHETLDFNRDYIKHPEASFYGDVEGDSMIDAGIFDGDRVIIDRAVQPHDGSIVVAWWGGEGFTMKYLDLTHKDDGYIELRPANDEYPVFKIDTPEYFEVWGVVIHVIRTLEKI
- a CDS encoding TMCO1/EMC3 family protein; translation: MESRFERAKLYLIDLLRAYGHRPVVVKVRMDGEPVEVMAKNMVKKQLTAASILFPYGEGNKPNQHTINTALDTDMLSVIFYEALFEFESAYIEANCKDKRKAARFIDSVYDWIERKQAWMICTFPSYSDDELQPFLPDKEIEEEKIDKTARKKAKEFLASIGITSLESTDDINRIFWDMAVQRKPLNSQIREAVRIVLTSDRLMKVFNHNLSLYNTYIQEKTENPEFKEDEKLFKELSKEHKRALNEIDQLKSSERKEQNKLKQERLQEESMYRKLSKKFMNMLKSNGSRFNSAYDLTSEADITEFLSWYKTVKRPVNKQTIKSVCREIVKREGSDELFMKMVQEHNAQYVVVEEDED
- a CDS encoding Y-family DNA polymerase — its product is MYGIIDCDNCYVSCERVFRPDLNGKPVVVLSNNDGCVVARSNEAKAMGIKAGMPYFQLAEQFPNQKIAVFSSNYELYGELTGRVVSIIRQEAPAYFRYSIDECFVYLDGMENVNLKQWGEDLHKKIKQYVGMPVSIGLAPNKTLAKMASHFAKKYQGYRHCCVIDSDEKRIKALKLYPIDDVWGIGRRYAAKLQALGIHTAYDFAQHHKDWVRLTFNNINIVRTWQELNGEDVVPNEELAKKKSICTSRSFNGMIGDIETLRTHVSNYAARCAEKLRMQNTVASIVGVFLNTNAFREDLPQYWNFLETRLITPTSSTIIITKVANETLGKIYRQGYQYKKAGVIVMGIGADSPIQQDLFDINAEQFQKMKRLDKVVDRINRMHGSETIVLGSQQYTQKNGKGKADVFANAIKHDFKSPSPTTRWSDVIKLNKKK
- a CDS encoding ATP-dependent RecD-like DNA helicase, with product MEKIKCTIERITFQNPENGYSVLQASIKGFREEQTIVGTFHEVTVGAVLTVEGDWRVDKRYGRQFAAESWTEEMPADIIGIEKYLGSGLVKGIGPKFAKLIVSHFGLETFEVIDTDIDRLLDVPGIGKGRVAKIKESWEKQKDVKDIMVFLQGHGVSSTYAAKIYKQYGKDSIEKVQDNPYCLADDIWGIGFKTADGIAEKLGYEKNDLKRCRSGILYTLSKLSEDGHVYSEREQLVKSAKELLQADEEHIVQALDQMIEAEDLILDDEAIFLPPFYYAEVGVANKIKRLLEDSSSTLFDGTLNIEEIVKQTSIQYDDIQIAAIGQAVKSKFMVLTGGPGTGKTTTTLGIIAALESLGQSILLAAPTGRAAKRMSEATGKEAKTIHRLLEYNPAEGYGRNDENPLQGGVLIVDESSMIDVILMNSLLKAVPSQMKVILVGDIDQLPSVGAGNVLRDIIDSDVVPVVRLTRIFRQAQSSRIITNAHKINQGVFPDISNGKDADFFFIKQEDPELAAKEIVNIVKNRIPKAYHYSTNDIQVLAPMQRSVVGATNLNIILQEALNPEGDSLSRGGFKYRKGDRIMQIRNNYDKEVFNGDIGYVKEVNLEERTLTAIYEGRPVEYEDSELDELTLAYATTIHKSQGSEYPVVVIPLLMTHFVMLQRNLIYTGITRAKKICIIVGTTKALAYSVHNMVVLKRNTKLKERLTN